Proteins from a single region of Dysosmobacter acutus:
- the pyrB gene encoding aspartate carbamoyltransferase gives MRNLIDITDLTTEEIDQLIATAEDIIDRPEAYAQVCRGKQLATLFFEPSTRTRLSFESAMLALGGQTLGFSEAMSSSTAKGETVADTIHTVSCYADIIAMRHPKEGAPFAASLRSEVPIINAGDGGHNHPTQTLTDLLTIHREKGRLNGFTIGFCGDLKFGRTVHSLVNALSRETDIKFVFISPEELKLPDYLKENVLERNGLLYEETASLEEAMPQLDILYMTRVQKERFFNEADYIRLKDTYVLDPEKLVPAKEDLCILHPLPRVNEITVSVDDDPRACYWKQVKNGKYIRMALIMKLLDLKA, from the coding sequence ATGAGAAACCTGATCGACATCACCGACCTGACCACAGAGGAAATTGACCAGCTGATCGCCACCGCCGAGGATATCATCGACCGGCCGGAGGCATACGCCCAGGTGTGCCGGGGCAAGCAACTGGCCACGCTGTTCTTTGAGCCCTCCACCCGGACGCGCCTCAGCTTTGAATCCGCCATGCTGGCCTTAGGCGGCCAGACCCTGGGCTTTTCCGAGGCCATGAGCTCCTCTACCGCCAAGGGCGAAACCGTGGCCGACACCATCCACACCGTCAGCTGCTATGCCGACATCATCGCCATGCGCCATCCCAAGGAGGGCGCGCCCTTCGCCGCCTCTTTGCGCAGCGAGGTGCCCATCATCAACGCCGGCGACGGCGGCCACAACCACCCCACCCAGACTCTGACGGACCTTTTGACCATCCACCGGGAAAAGGGACGGCTGAACGGCTTTACCATTGGCTTTTGCGGTGATTTGAAGTTCGGCCGCACCGTCCACTCCCTGGTCAACGCCCTCAGCCGGGAAACGGACATCAAGTTCGTCTTCATCTCCCCGGAGGAGCTGAAGCTGCCGGACTACCTGAAGGAGAACGTGCTGGAGCGCAACGGTCTTCTCTACGAGGAGACTGCCAGCCTGGAAGAGGCCATGCCCCAGTTGGACATCCTCTACATGACCCGCGTCCAGAAGGAGCGCTTTTTCAACGAGGCGGACTACATCCGTTTGAAGGACACCTATGTCCTGGACCCGGAGAAGTTGGTCCCCGCCAAAGAGGACCTGTGCATCCTGCACCCCCTGCCCCGGGTCAATGAGATCACCGTCTCCGTGGACGACGATCCCCGGGCCTGCTACTGGAAGCAGGTGAAAAACGGCAAGTACATCCGCATGGCCCTCATCATGAAGCTGTTGGACCTGAAGGCGTAA
- a CDS encoding aspartate carbamoyltransferase regulatory subunit has protein sequence MNIDSIQNGVVLDHIKAGKSMDIYKYLHLNELDCSVAIIKNVRSARMGKKDIIKIDSPMEVDLDVLGYIDPDITVNIIRNGVRVEKKHLALPQKLVNVIHCKNPRCITMAEPQLDAIFLLNDPDKRTYRCAYCDAEKPRKI, from the coding sequence ATGAATATCGACAGCATCCAAAACGGCGTTGTGCTGGACCACATCAAGGCCGGCAAAAGCATGGACATCTACAAATATCTGCACTTGAATGAGCTGGATTGCTCCGTGGCCATCATCAAGAACGTACGCAGCGCCCGGATGGGGAAAAAGGACATCATCAAGATCGACTCCCCCATGGAGGTGGATCTGGACGTATTGGGCTACATTGACCCGGACATCACCGTCAACATCATCCGCAACGGCGTGCGGGTGGAGAAAAAGCATCTGGCCCTGCCTCAGAAGTTGGTCAATGTGATCCACTGCAAAAATCCCCGCTGCATCACCATGGCGGAGCCCCAGTTAGACGCCATTTTCCTCCTCAACGATCCGGACAAGCGGACCTACCGCTGCGCGTACTGCGACGCGGAAAAGCCCCGCAAGATTTGA
- the pyrE gene encoding orotate phosphoribosyltransferase, which produces MNMEREIAKGLLRIGAVFLRPDEPFTWASGIKSPIYCDNRLTLTAPDVRAAVENGLVELIRTRYPDVEVLMGTSTAGIAHAAICGHLMNLPMGYVRSGHKDHGRGNQIEGRLEKGQKVVVVEDLISTGGSCIEVVDVLREAGAQVLGIVSIFTYGLQKGLDRLAAADVTNYSLSNFDAVCEVAAEEGRIQPSDIARLKKFRANPSDESWRN; this is translated from the coding sequence ATGAATATGGAACGTGAAATTGCCAAGGGACTTCTGCGCATCGGCGCGGTGTTCCTCCGCCCCGATGAGCCCTTTACCTGGGCCAGCGGCATCAAAAGCCCCATCTACTGTGACAACCGTCTGACCCTCACCGCCCCCGATGTGCGCGCGGCCGTGGAAAACGGCCTGGTGGAGCTGATCCGCACCCGCTATCCCGACGTGGAAGTGCTGATGGGCACCTCCACCGCCGGCATCGCCCACGCCGCCATCTGCGGCCATCTGATGAACCTGCCCATGGGCTATGTCCGCAGCGGGCACAAGGACCACGGCCGGGGCAACCAGATCGAGGGCCGGCTGGAAAAGGGCCAGAAGGTGGTGGTGGTGGAGGACCTGATCTCCACCGGAGGCAGCTGCATCGAGGTGGTGGACGTCCTCCGGGAGGCCGGCGCCCAGGTTTTGGGCATCGTGTCCATCTTCACCTACGGGCTGCAAAAAGGCTTGGACCGCCTGGCCGCGGCCGATGTCACCAACTACAGCCTGAGCAACTTCGACGCCGTGTGCGAGGTGGCCGCCGAGGAGGGCCGCATCCAGCCCTCCGACATCGCACGGCTGAAAAAGTTCCGGGCCAACCCCTCCGACGAGAGCTGGAGAAACTGA